GATGGTGTAAGCGGTGATACCGTGTTTCCCAAAGCTACGGGCTATACTTTTGGTAAAGGCGGTCATTCCTCCTTTACTGGCTGCATAGCTTGCGTATTCTTGCGTATCGCCACGGGTTCCGGCACGGGATGAAATATTGATGAGCCTCCCTTCTATTCCGGCTTCCTTCCAGGCATTGAGTGCCCATTTAGAAATGAGTCCGGCCGAACGAAGATTAACCTGCAGCGTTAAATCCCAATTTGCCAGCCACTCTTCATCCGAAATATCGAAATCAGCTTCTGCAAACATTCCCGCATTATTGATAAGGACTTCAGGGATTTCCTCTTCCTGAAAAACAACCTTAAGCTTCTTTACTTCCTCGGGCTTGGATAGATCACAGGCAATATGTCTGTAAAGTTCGTTATTCAGGAATTCGTGACTCGTGGATCGCGAGGTTCCGATTACTTCATGTCCCTCACTTAGTAATTGCTGAGCGATTGATTTTCCTATTCCGCGGGAGGTGCCGGTGACTAATATCTGCATGAAATGTATTATTTTAAATTTAAACTAAACTTAAATAAAGAAAATTTATGAGCAAAGGAATCCCCGAAAATTACCCAACTGGTTGTAGTAACGATGAATTACTAGACAAGATTAAAGAATATCAGTACCGAGTGAAGCAATTAGCAAGTTCAGAGAATAGTATACTTGGTTCAACTTATTGGAAAGATATATCTGACCTGAAGTCAGA
The window above is part of the Balneola sp. genome. Proteins encoded here:
- a CDS encoding SDR family oxidoreductase, whose protein sequence is MQILVTGTSRGIGKSIAQQLLSEGHEVIGTSRSTSHEFLNNELYRHIACDLSKPEEVKKLKVVFQEEEIPEVLINNAGMFAEADFDISDEEWLANWDLTLQVNLRSAGLISKWALNAWKEAGIEGRLINISSRAGTRGDTQEYASYAASKGGMTAFTKSIARSFGKHGITAYTIAPGFVNTDMAQGSIEVYGEDYLTKDLALDSIAPPQQIAEIASLLASGKLKHATGQTFHVNSGSYLV